A section of the Sulfurimonas sp. genome encodes:
- a CDS encoding ATP-binding protein, whose protein sequence is MHSPFPYDRLSTLEEFFGREEELEKLSNIVKYSNNLLIHSKRRMGKSSLINYFFEQHKEDYLCIYVDIFDITSKEHFAHSLLKAFSNSHKSDIKTAIKNLTALFKRVRIEPSIDPVTLEYSIKPIVATLSFEDMMDDFFDSIATLSKSKQIVLAIDEFQQIANITDVKLDALLRKYIQSRENISYIFLGSKRHMLTSLFEYKAPLYELATHYELQPLKVDAIYEYAKKFLDLDVGMVAYIYEKSDGETKMVQNILHLLYINREKKVSKELIDEAINEILNSKDSSYKIIFDTLGNNQKIALKIVGKYKRGFFAASILNEYNIKKQTLQSAIDALFKKEFIDKEGDKYFIPDRSLELWVENL, encoded by the coding sequence ATGCATTCACCATTTCCATATGACAGACTCAGCACTTTAGAAGAGTTTTTTGGAAGAGAAGAGGAGCTTGAAAAGCTCTCAAACATCGTAAAATACTCCAACAATCTTCTTATTCATTCAAAAAGAAGAATGGGAAAAAGCTCACTTATAAACTACTTTTTCGAGCAGCACAAAGAGGATTATTTATGTATCTATGTAGATATATTTGACATAACTTCAAAAGAACATTTTGCGCATTCGCTCCTTAAGGCATTTTCAAATTCGCATAAATCAGATATAAAAACAGCCATTAAAAATCTTACCGCACTCTTTAAAAGAGTACGCATCGAACCATCCATAGACCCGGTTACACTGGAGTATTCTATAAAACCGATAGTTGCAACGCTTAGTTTTGAAGATATGATGGATGATTTTTTTGACTCCATTGCCACGCTTAGCAAAAGCAAACAGATAGTTTTAGCTATAGATGAATTTCAGCAAATCGCAAATATCACAGATGTAAAACTAGATGCATTACTTAGAAAATATATTCAAAGCAGAGAAAATATTTCATATATTTTTTTAGGTTCAAAAAGGCATATGTTAACCTCACTTTTTGAGTACAAAGCACCGCTATATGAACTTGCAACACACTATGAACTCCAACCTTTAAAAGTAGATGCTATATATGAATATGCAAAAAAATTTTTAGATTTAGATGTCGGCATGGTTGCATATATCTATGAAAAAAGTGACGGCGAGACAAAAATGGTTCAAAATATCTTGCACCTACTTTACATAAACAGAGAGAAAAAAGTGTCCAAAGAGCTTATTGATGAAGCCATAAATGAGATACTTAACTCAAAAGATTCAAGCTATAAAATCATCTTTGACACGCTGGGCAATAATCAAAAAATCGCTCTAAAGATAGTAGGTAAATATAAACGAGGTTTTTTTGCTGCATCCATTTTAAACGAATACAATATAAAAAAGCAGACGCTTCAGTCAGCTATCGATGCTCTATTTAAAAAAGAGTTTATTGACAAAGAGGGTGATAAATACTTTATACCCGATAGAAGCCTAGAACTTTGGGTAGAGAATTTATAG
- a CDS encoding agmatine deiminase family protein has protein sequence MKRFIAEFEEQSFTQIIFPHAKSDWIDYLSEAQETFVNIINAIIKYQKCLVVCDDVESVKSRFEKNENLCFVEYETNDTWARDCSVLCVKDDKNIKLLDFTFTGWGGKFEASKDNAMSGTIKNCYDKEVVKVELILEGGAVESNGVDTILTTSECMLNKNRNANLSKEEMTQKLQDEFGMSRILYLNHGYLAGDDTDSHVDTLARFIDERSIMYVKCEDENDEHYKELKLMEDELKAFSKEYGFRLIALPMSDACYFDDERLPATYANFLFVNDAVLVPTYGVKQDEEALEIFKETFPDKDIVGINCFALIKQHGSLHCVTMNFAKEVGLI, from the coding sequence ATGAAAAGGTTCATTGCCGAGTTTGAAGAACAGAGTTTTACGCAAATTATATTTCCGCACGCAAAAAGCGACTGGATTGATTACTTAAGCGAGGCGCAAGAGACATTTGTAAATATCATCAATGCAATTATCAAATACCAAAAATGTCTGGTTGTTTGCGATGATGTAGAGAGCGTAAAGAGCAGATTTGAAAAAAATGAAAATCTCTGCTTTGTCGAGTATGAGACAAACGATACTTGGGCAAGAGATTGTTCGGTTTTATGCGTTAAAGATGATAAAAACATCAAACTTCTTGATTTTACATTCACTGGCTGGGGCGGCAAGTTTGAAGCTTCAAAAGACAATGCAATGAGCGGTACGATAAAAAACTGTTACGATAAAGAGGTCGTCAAAGTGGAACTGATTTTAGAGGGCGGTGCGGTTGAGAGCAACGGAGTCGACACCATTCTTACGACTTCGGAGTGTATGTTAAATAAAAATAGAAATGCAAATCTAAGCAAAGAAGAGATGACACAAAAACTTCAAGACGAGTTTGGTATGAGCAGGATTTTATATCTAAATCACGGTTATCTAGCAGGAGACGATACGGACTCGCATGTAGATACTCTGGCTAGATTTATCGATGAGAGAAGCATAATGTATGTCAAATGTGAAGATGAAAACGATGAACACTACAAAGAGTTAAAACTTATGGAAGATGAGTTAAAAGCTTTTTCAAAAGAGTACGGCTTTAGACTTATAGCACTTCCGATGAGCGATGCTTGCTACTTTGATGATGAGAGACTGCCTGCTACTTATGCCAACTTTTTATTTGTAAACGATGCGGTTTTAGTTCCTACTTATGGCGTCAAACAAGACGAAGAGGCGTTAGAAATTTTTAAAGAAACTTTCCCCGACAAAGATATCGTGGGCATCAACTGCTTTGCACTAATCAAACAGCACGGCTCACTTCACTGCGTCACTATGAACTTTGCTAAAGAAGTGGGGCTTATTTAA